The following proteins come from a genomic window of Streptomyces sp. Sge12:
- a CDS encoding LysE/ArgO family amino acid transporter — protein sequence MNYGIVTAALAGFGTGLSLIVAIGAQNAFVLRQGARRHAVLAVVAICAVSDALLIALGVAGVGAFVTAWPAALTAVGLAGGTFLICYGVLAARRVLRPAPGAALTTDGATSGSARRAVLTCLAMTWLNPHVYLDTVLLVGSLAADRGDLRWAFGIGAGLASLAWFSALGYGARLLSGLLARPAAWRIMDGLVAATMVTMGGLLLARA from the coding sequence ATGAACTACGGCATCGTCACCGCGGCCCTCGCCGGCTTCGGCACCGGACTCTCCCTCATCGTCGCCATCGGCGCGCAGAACGCCTTCGTCCTGCGCCAGGGCGCGCGCCGTCACGCGGTCCTCGCCGTGGTCGCCATCTGCGCCGTCTCCGACGCGCTGCTCATCGCCCTCGGCGTCGCGGGCGTCGGCGCCTTCGTCACCGCCTGGCCGGCCGCCCTGACGGCGGTCGGGCTCGCCGGAGGCACGTTCCTCATCTGCTACGGAGTCCTCGCCGCCCGCCGCGTACTGCGCCCCGCCCCGGGGGCGGCCCTCACCACGGACGGGGCCACGAGCGGCTCGGCCCGCCGGGCCGTGCTGACCTGCCTGGCCATGACCTGGCTCAACCCGCACGTGTACCTGGACACCGTGCTCCTCGTCGGTTCCCTCGCCGCCGACCGGGGCGACCTGCGCTGGGCCTTCGGCATCGGCGCGGGCCTCGCCAGCCTGGCCTGGTTCTCCGCTCTGGGCTACGGGGCCCGGCTGCTGAGCGGCCTGCTGGCCCGCCCCGCCGCCTGGCGGATCATGGACGGGCTGGTCGCTGCGACCATGGTCACCATGGGCGGCCTGCTGCTGGCCCGCGCCTGA